A window of Ictidomys tridecemlineatus isolate mIctTri1 chromosome 15, mIctTri1.hap1, whole genome shotgun sequence contains these coding sequences:
- the LOC144370843 gene encoding CCR4-NOT transcription complex subunit 8 yields MPAALVENSQVICEVWANNLEEEMRKIREIVLSYSYIAMDTEFPGVVVRPIGEFRSSIDYQYQLLRCNVDLLKIIQLGLTFTNEKGEYPSGINTWQFNFKFNLTEDMYSQDSIDLLANSGLQFQKHEEEGIDTLHFAELLMTSGVVLCDNVKWLSFHSGYDFGYMVKLLTDSRLPEEEHEFFHILNLFFPSIYDVKYLMKSCKNLKGGLQEVADQLDLQRIGRQHQAGSDSLLTGMAFFRMKELFFEDSIDDAKYCGRLYGLGTGVAQKQNEDVDSAQEKMSILAIINNMQQ; encoded by the coding sequence ATGCCTGCAGCACTTGTGGAGAATAGCCAGGTTATCTGTGAAGTATGGGCCAACAATCTAGAAGAAGAGATGAGGAAGATCCGAGAAATTGTGCTCAGTTACAGTTACATTGCAATGGACACAGAATTTCCCGGTGTTGTGGTCCGACCAATTGGTGAATTTCGTAGTTCCATAGATTACCAGTATCAGCTTCTGCGGTGCAATGttgaccttttaaaaattatccagcTGGGCCTTACATTCACAAATGAGAAGGGAGAATATCCTTCTGGAATTAATACCTGGCAGTTCAATTTCAAATTCAATCTTACAGAGGACATGTACTCTCAGGATTCCATAGACCTCCTTGCTAACTCAGGACTACAGTTTCAGAAGCATGAAGAGGAAGGGATTGACACGCTGCACTTTGCGGAGCTGCTTATGACATCAGGAGTGGTTCTCTGTGACAATGTCAAATGGCTTTCATTTCACAGTGGCTATGATTTTGGCTACATGGTAAAGTTGCTTACAGATTCTCGTTTGCCAGAAGAAGAACAtgaattctttcatattttgaatcTTTTCTTTCCATCTATTTATGATGTGAAATACCTGATGAAGAGTTGCAAAAATCTTAAGGGAGGTCTTCAGGAAGTTGCTGATCAGTTGGATTTGCAGAGAATTGGAAGGCAGCACCAGGCAGGCTCAGACTCACTACTGACAGGAATGGCATTCTTCAGGATGAAAGAGTTATTTTTTGAGGACAGTATTGATGATGCCAAGTACTGTGGCCGGCTCTATGGCCTAGGCACGGGAGTGGCCCAGAAACAGAATGAGGATGTGGACTCTGCCCAGGAGAAGATGAGCATCCTGGCGATTATCAACAACATGCAGCAGTGA